One genomic region from Evansella sp. LMS18 encodes:
- a CDS encoding GNAT family N-acetyltransferase → MNFDKSNLVFETEHFIFRPLTLNDAEDLFEIYSDPDVIRLDYSEPVTTKEQMAAIITAANSNPSVLTWSGEHKSIKKVIGTCGFKNWNRQSRNAELGGNLAREFWNQGYAAEALAALINYGFVGMNLNKVYASTNSRNTAALRLLNKFGFTQEGHFREHQFLDGKFADVFFFSLFKKDYNNAN, encoded by the coding sequence ATGAATTTCGATAAGTCAAACCTTGTTTTTGAAACAGAGCATTTTATTTTTCGCCCCCTGACTCTGAATGACGCAGAAGATCTTTTTGAGATTTATTCTGACCCGGACGTAATCCGCCTTGATTACAGCGAGCCAGTTACTACTAAAGAACAAATGGCCGCAATAATTACGGCTGCTAACAGTAATCCATCAGTTCTGACATGGAGCGGAGAACACAAATCAATCAAAAAAGTAATTGGCACATGCGGTTTCAAAAACTGGAACAGGCAATCCCGAAATGCAGAATTAGGCGGGAATTTAGCAAGGGAGTTCTGGAACCAGGGGTATGCTGCAGAAGCATTAGCCGCACTGATAAATTACGGATTTGTAGGAATGAATTTGAATAAAGTGTACGCTTCCACAAATTCCAGAAATACTGCCGCTCTCCGGCTGTTAAATAAATTTGGTTTTACCCAGGAGGGGCATTTCAGGGAACATCAGTTCCTGGACGGGAAATTTGCTGACGTTTTCTTCTTTTCACTCTTCAAAAAAGACTATAATAACGCGAATTAA